The proteins below come from a single Miscanthus floridulus cultivar M001 chromosome 1, ASM1932011v1, whole genome shotgun sequence genomic window:
- the LOC136465200 gene encoding uncharacterized protein has translation MKESSCHDAKMEAYCQEVQRLEDRFDGLELNHIPRRLNEAADALVKAASAQEPVPAGVFASDQHKPSVRYEGSGRVDNGPPDPAPGVDPPTAPLDPDVMELEEGPTAEFDPPNDWRTLYLDYLLRDMLSADKTKARWLA, from the coding sequence atgaaggagtcgagctgccacgacgccaagatggaggcatattgccaagaagtccaaCGGCTAGAGGacagattcgacggcctcgaactcaatcacatcccaaggcgcctcaacgaagcagccgacgcaCTCGTGAAAGCAGCATCCGCCCAAGAGCCAGTGCCAGcgggtgtcttcgccagtgatcaacacaagccctcagtGCGCTATGAGGGGTCGGGACGAGTTGACAATGGCCCGCCTGATCCGGCCCCGGGGGTCGACCCGCCAACTGCTCCACTCGACCCcgatgtcatggagcttgaagagggtcCAACAGCAGAGTTCgaccctcccaatgactggagaacgctttacctcgactacctcctccgcgacaTGCTATCGGCAGATAAGAcaaaagcccgatggcttgcatgA